The Bacillus horti sequence GAAAGTGCATGTAAAAGCGAACGACCTTTCCTAGCTAATAAATCCTCACGAAGCTGATCCATAGAGAGATATTTACGCCGCTCTTCCCAAATATGCTGCTCATGAATATGTTTAAATCCGGCTTTCTCCAGCGCGTGTGTTACAGCTTCAGACGTATGTCTACGTTTCAACTCAGTATCCTTTAGGTGTGGAAACTTTTCAAAAAAGTACCCTCTAATATGTTCATGACTACCATGTAAAAAGCAATCTTCTACCGTTCTATCCTGTATAACAAATGTTCCCTGTTCTCTTAATACTCTATGAGCCTCTGAAAAGCACGTAAGCAAGTCGGATTCCTTAATGTGATGGATAACTGCTCTTTCTAGAATGAGATCAGCTTGACCTTCTTCCAAAGGGATATCTAGTGCATTCCCCTGCCGAAAGGAAACAATGTCCGGATACATATTCTCGTTCTCAGCTGTCTTCACCATTTCAGCTGAAAAATCCAGCCCTATTACCTGTTTTGCTCCTAGCTGAGCAAAGCACGCTGAATACAGCCCACCACCACAGCCTATATCTAATACCTTTTTATCCTTGACCTCTACTAAACCCTTAATCGTGTCCAGCCATAATGTGTCTATTTGTCTGTTTGTATATGAGCTACTATTTTTCCGATCATGAAAATCCATGTTCATACCACTCACACCCCTTCGAAGTTTAAGGTAAGCACTAGTTTGGTGTACGGCCAATATACGTGGACTGTGGTCTGAAAATACGGTTGTTTTCAGCCTGCTCTAATACATGTGCTGTCCAACCTACCGTTCTACTTAAGGTAAAGGTAGGTGAAAAGAGCTGCTCCGGAAGCTGTACCGCTCGCATAATAGCCGCAGCATAGAACTCAACATTTGTATAAAGTCTACGTCCAGGCTTAAACTCCTCTAAAAGCTCAACAGCCTGCTTCTCAACCTCATACGCTAAGTCTAACCATTCATCCTGCCCTTCAAGGCTACCGATCATTTCCTTTAGAGCTAACGATCTAGGATCATGTGTTTTGTATACTCTATGTCCAAAGCCCATTAATCGTTCACCACGCTCTAATGCACCACGAATCCATGCTTCGACCTGCTCTTTATTCCCAATCTCTTCAAGCATCTCAATAACACCTGAAGGAGCTCCGCCATGTAATGGCCCCTTCATTGCTCCAATAGCGCCTGAAATGGCTGACACAATATCTGATTCTGTTGAAGAGATAACTCGAGCCGTAAAGGTAGAAGCATTCATTCCGTGCTCCATTGTCAAAATGGAATATGCCTCAAGAGCTTGAACATGGGCAGGCTGCGGTGCTTCTCCTGAAAGCATGTATAAATAATTCTCGATATGAGACAAGTTAGCTTTTGGAGCCACCAACGCTTTTCCTTGAATGAGTCTATGACGATAAGCAATAATCGTTGGTATTTTTGCTGTAATAGCCACTGCCTGATCTAACGTCGGAGGCCATCTTGCTCCCTCTAGAACAAAAGTTCCTACTAGCGCTCTTAAAACACTCATCATATCCATCTGCTCTGGTAGCTGCTTTAAGATGTTTATCGTGTATTCTGGTAGATCACGTTCATTTGCTAGTTTCTTTTTTAACTGATTAAACTGATCATCACTAGGGAGCGAGCCTCTCCAAATTAAATGGGCTACCTCTTCAAACGCATGCTTTAAAGCTAATTCCTTAGCCCAGTAGCCTCTAAGTACCAAATGTCCTTTATCGCCGTCCACAAGACTAATAGCGGTATCTGCCGCAACAACCCCTTCTAGTCCAGTTACAGAAGGTTTTTTTATGTCTTTCATCATTTTCCCTCCATTCCTTTATACCTATAAGTATATAGGAGGTTATTGATTATGAATAATAGATAATTAAGTGGTTTTTAATTATGAATTCTTATCATTATACTTAAACTCTTAAAACATTTCTCACACTTTTCTAGCTTTCAAAAATAAGAACAAGGGTATTCTCATCCTACGTTCATACGTTTCCTTACTACTAAAGTTTTCTAATTGTGGTTTGGATTCTCTGAGACTTTCTATAACAAAGCCCGCTTCCTGCATACTAGAAAAATAATCCTCTATCGTCCTATGGTATTTCTTCACTTGAATTCCTAACCAAGCATGCTCTCTTTTACCCGTATAGAAATAATTATCAATGATCCAGTCCTGCTTCAACCCACCTGCTTTTAATGATTCATGTGCTGATGTCATTAGTGGATGCTCGATAGAGAAAATAAAGCTTCCTGATGGTTTAAGAGCTTGGTACACCTTAGAAAATAGATGGTGGATATCTTCAATATAATGGAGCACAAGCCTTGACACGACCATGTCATACTTCTCAACTGGATACTCCCAATCCTCTAGTGTGGTATGTATAATTTCAGCTTGCCTATTTTCTATTGGGGATGCGACATTCTTCTTTGCTTCATCCACCATATTTTTCGATCCTTCTAATCCTGTGTAAAAACTAGCACCTCTTTCTAACAGTTCAACACCAAAAGCTGCATTCCCGCAGCCTAAGTCTAGGATTGAATCAGAAGCCTTATCAAGCATTTCAAAGAATATTGGCTTCTCAAGAGTATCGTTTGCACTTTCACTTCTCTTTCTTAGCTGCTGATACTTCTCGAAAAATGAATCCTGATCATAATTTTGTGAACCTCTGTATACCATAGGAATCCCCCTTTTTATCAGTTGTCTATTTCATTTCTTTAAAATATTCCTGCTCTAAAATACTCATCCTCCAATCACTAAACCATTTCTCATCAATCAAAGCCCCTTCACGCTCCAATCCTTCCTTCACAAAACCGCACTTCTCATAGCAAGCAATCGCTCTAGTATTGTATTCCAAAACCCGTAGCTCCACTCGGTGTAGCCCGAGGGTGCTAAAGGCATAATGAAGAACTACTTGAGTAATCTCAGTACCAAAGCCTTTTCCTAATATGCTTTCATCGAATAAACCAACAGCATACCTAGCTTTTCGATCTATCTCATTCACTATCAGACGAGCTTGGCCAATACATCTCCCCTGATATTCAATAGACCACGCAAGAGGTTTGGACATCAATCGCTCAACCCAATGCTTTGCCTCTTCGTATGTATACGGTTGGAGATCAATAGTACTTCTTCCACACATTTTCTCCACTTCAGCACTTCTTCCACAAGTAAATCGATCTTGAATATCTCCTTCTTCTGGCTTTCTTAGAATCAGCCTTTCTGAATGTAAAGCTGGCGCTTGGTTCAAGCTAACCCCCCTCTCTATTTCTCCACTTGTTCATCTAATTTCTGTATCCGAATAGCCAAAGTCCCCCACTCTGCTTCTTGTGCACGTGTATAAATACTGTACATCCCCTCAAGCATTTCCTCCATAGACCATCCAGCACAATCAAAATCTTCAAAAGGAATGGCTGCAAACATTTCTTTAAATGTACCATACACTATTAAATCCTTAACCTTAACTTTAACCTTCTCTATCCGTTCTGGTAGCTTTTCAAACTCAATGAGATCGCCAATCTGAAGAATTCTTCTCTTTTCGTCATTTAGCCTGATCTCAACCTTCTTATGACCAGAAACTATAGATTTAAACGGTTTACTATAAAGCGTCATCCTATGCTTAGCCATCTAATACACCTCCTTACTTTTATTTATCTTGATAGGACAGCTTTGCAGTAGGAAAAATCCTCCAGCCCTGCAGATTTTCCGGCCTTTTGCTCATAACTTTTTCTAAAGATTCCCGTTGACTCTGTTTATTTTGCTTGCCTCTTCCCTGTAACGGACATGTTTAACCCTTAGAGCACCATTTTCACCTGATTTAATCTGTAACGGACATTTCCGACACTTAGAATGATAAATTCATTGATTTTGATAGGGATTACACCTCTAAGGTGCAATTTTGTCCGTTAGAATTTACAAAGGTCAAAAAACCTTGCTAAGATGCAATTTTGTCCG is a genomic window containing:
- a CDS encoding citrate synthase/methylcitrate synthase, with the protein product MKDIKKPSVTGLEGVVAADTAISLVDGDKGHLVLRGYWAKELALKHAFEEVAHLIWRGSLPSDDQFNQLKKKLANERDLPEYTINILKQLPEQMDMMSVLRALVGTFVLEGARWPPTLDQAVAITAKIPTIIAYRHRLIQGKALVAPKANLSHIENYLYMLSGEAPQPAHVQALEAYSILTMEHGMNASTFTARVISSTESDIVSAISGAIGAMKGPLHGGAPSGVIEMLEEIGNKEQVEAWIRGALERGERLMGFGHRVYKTHDPRSLALKEMIGSLEGQDEWLDLAYEVEKQAVELLEEFKPGRRLYTNVEFYAAAIMRAVQLPEQLFSPTFTLSRTVGWTAHVLEQAENNRIFRPQSTYIGRTPN
- a CDS encoding class I SAM-dependent methyltransferase; translated protein: MVYRGSQNYDQDSFFEKYQQLRKRSESANDTLEKPIFFEMLDKASDSILDLGCGNAAFGVELLERGASFYTGLEGSKNMVDEAKKNVASPIENRQAEIIHTTLEDWEYPVEKYDMVVSRLVLHYIEDIHHLFSKVYQALKPSGSFIFSIEHPLMTSAHESLKAGGLKQDWIIDNYFYTGKREHAWLGIQVKKYHRTIEDYFSSMQEAGFVIESLRESKPQLENFSSKETYERRMRIPLFLFLKARKV
- a CDS encoding GNAT family N-acetyltransferase; this encodes MNQAPALHSERLILRKPEEGDIQDRFTCGRSAEVEKMCGRSTIDLQPYTYEEAKHWVERLMSKPLAWSIEYQGRCIGQARLIVNEIDRKARYAVGLFDESILGKGFGTEITQVVLHYAFSTLGLHRVELRVLEYNTRAIACYEKCGFVKEGLEREGALIDEKWFSDWRMSILEQEYFKEMK
- a CDS encoding class I SAM-dependent methyltransferase codes for the protein MNMDFHDRKNSSSYTNRQIDTLWLDTIKGLVEVKDKKVLDIGCGGGLYSACFAQLGAKQVIGLDFSAEMVKTAENENMYPDIVSFRQGNALDIPLEEGQADLILERAVIHHIKESDLLTCFSEAHRVLREQGTFVIQDRTVEDCFLHGSHEHIRGYFFEKFPHLKDTELKRRHTSEAVTHALEKAGFKHIHEQHIWEERRKYLSMDQLREDLLARKGRSLLHALSDHELDELVTYIEDQVKDFPLVEKDRWTIWKAEKAV
- a CDS encoding ASCH domain-containing protein, which translates into the protein MAKHRMTLYSKPFKSIVSGHKKVEIRLNDEKRRILQIGDLIEFEKLPERIEKVKVKVKDLIVYGTFKEMFAAIPFEDFDCAGWSMEEMLEGMYSIYTRAQEAEWGTLAIRIQKLDEQVEK